TTTTCAGATTAAAAGCTATCAGCCAGAACACATTTGTGTTATGGACAAACAATGTGCTGAGACCACATCTGACTGGATGGCCAAGAAGTTGGTCTCTGTTATAAGGGATCATCCTAATATGACCAGTAAAGAGGTAGAGGCAGAGTTGCTTAAGTATGGTGTGAGACCTAGTAAAATGCAAATTTTTAGAGCTAAAAACAAAGCGCTAGCTGAGATAGAAGGCACACATGCTGAATCATATACAAAATTGCCAGATATGCTGAGCTGATAAGAAAGCATAATCCCAATAGCATATGCAAAATATATTATGATAGGCCAAATCTCTTAGTTGAGCCTGCCTTCCTAAGAATCTTTGTCAGTTTCAGAGCACAAAAGTTAGAATTTCTGGAAGGGTGTAGGCCTTTTGTGGGGTTTGATGGTTGTTTCTTGAAGGGTTCGTTTGGTGGTGTATTGCTTACAGCAGTTGCATTGGATGCAAATAACATCATATTTCCTTTACCCTTTGCTGTAGCTGAATGTGAGAGCAAGGATACTTGGAGGTGGTTCTTCTActatttttttgagttttttggACCATTTGATCACAGTAAACCTTTAACATTCATGAGTGATAGGCAAAAGGTAAAATTTCTGTCCATAGCTTTTCATGTTTAATCTGAAAATGATTGCTGAGTCATTTTATTTTGGTTACAGGGATTGAATCTTGCATATGAGGAGATGATTCCTGAGGCAGTTAAAAGGCATTGCTGCAGGCATAGATACAGCAACTTTAAGAGTCAATTTTCAGGTATCTTAATTAGCAGTTTCTTTTGGAAGGCAGCGCAAAGCTATGATGCAATAGGACATAATGATGCAATGGTTAGCATTAAAGACATTAACATAAATGCTTGAAAATATTtggataaaatttcaaaaagtaCCTAGTGTAGACATGTATTCTCAACTGAGTTGAAATGTGACCATGTGACAAATAATTTTACTGAGTCTTTTAATGCTTGGATTGGTGAACTAAGAGGAAAACCAATACTGACTTTGGTTGATGGTTTAAGAAGAAAGTTCatgaaaaaaatgcataaaaggtACCAGAAATGCTGCACCTTGACTGATCACATTACTCCCAGAATTGTTGAGAAACTGAAAGAAATTGGccaaatatcaagaaaatgtGAGATGCATATGGCTAGTGAGGATACATTTGAAGTTGGTGATATGGACAGAACTTGCATAGTCAACTTGAGGCAAAAAATCTGTGACTGTGGTGTTTTTCAAATTTCTGGAATTCTATGCAAACATGCAACATTAGGAGTTATATATAGGAGAGAAAAACTAGAGAACTACTATGAAGTTTGGTTCACTAAAGACATGTATTTAAAAACATACTCGCACATAATTCATCCCATTCCTGATGTGAAGAGATGGCCTTCTATGCCTGAAGTGCTACCAACAACTGTCTTGCCACCACCTCTGAGAAGAGCTCCTGGTAGACCAAGAGTAAATAGAAGAAAGGAAGCTGATCAAACTGCTTGCACAGCACAGGCAAAGAGGTTAAGCACTCTTAAGTGTGAAAATTGTGGAGTTTTTGGTCACAATAAGAAAACTTGCAAAGGAGCACTTGTACAGAAAAGCTCTAGCAGCACTACTCCTACTGAACAGGTATACATTGCCTAAAATATGATATTATCCTTGTCTGCTAACTATTACTTATAGGTATATTGAATTTGGTATCACAGATGGCAATTACAAGAGGTAGACCTGGTAGAGGAAAGGCTAATACAGGCCTGTCAGGAGCAGTTCTCTGGGTAAAGTACAGTTATCATAATCATTCCTGAGTTATCTGAGTAGTTTATCTACTGCAAATCTCATTGCAGTTTACATCTCATGTTTTAGGATCATGCACATGAAAATGTACCTGTTGTGCACTCCAGTCAATGGAGCAATCCAAGCCCTCCAAGTCAAAATGGTGCCGCACATATTCAAATAAATGTGCAAATTACTGCAACTACTCATGCTAATAGAAATATATGATCCTAATCTGCTATCCCAAATTTCTGTCAATAACATAATTGGTAGCTGCTGTTTCCTAATTTTGATGTAGTTTATGTCTCAAATATAATAGAGAGGAAGGCGTTTTGGACACAATCCTGCAACTTCTGCAACAAGAGTTGGTGGTAGAACAAAAAACTTCAACTCTGCTCTAACTAATCCAGTTGTTCCAGTTCCACCTACCACTACATCTCAAAATGCTACATCTATTAGTATAAATGCATCTTCAAATCAGCACACCAAAAGCATCAGTAGTACCAGTAGTTTCAGTATGTTGTTTTGATAAGATGGTGTTGAATTCCAGTTGTTAGTTATGTCTATTTGAATCTCTTTTGTTAATGCTTTTGTTAATGCCTTCTTACAGTGATTAAGAGAACTGTGGAATTGCAATCCTCACCATCTGCATATAGTGTTTTGATGCAAATGGTGTTTTGTACCGTTGGATTGCAGTGATGCACATGTGATGTTGTATAACTAATATGCAACTGGCATTTTAGCTAATGTAATATCCTGCATTGATCTTTAATCTGTCTTTTTGTTAACTTTTCACACAGAATTGTTTGCAAACTTGGCATAGTGGATGACAAATAAGAAATAATGTAACTATTCATTGCTTCGGTCTGAAGTCTAAAAAGCTGCATACACAGTTTCACATTGCtgcttaaaagaatttcaagtAACTTAGCCTTCTGGTATGAATCTCCTATCACCAGAAAAGGCATCATATTACTTGGTACAGTATTGCAGCACAGTTGCTGAGTTCATCGAATTGATTTTAcaatttgaataaaaataaatatagctAATAGGGTGAGTTTTATGATGATCAGTACATTCCCTAAGGCTCCTGGTATCAAAAATTGCTTTAGCTGTTGCATTGGCCCTGCAACTTGCCTAACTGGAATGCCATCTCCATTTCGGGCATTAACTTGTCCTCTTTCTGCATTCAAGTTGTTTCTTTTACTAtttacttcttcttcttcaccgTTATACCATTCAAAGTACCCGCACTTTGCACAATAGAAATACAACTTGTCTGGATTCCTTTTACTCTCTGATATCATTACGGTTGCCTTGCGATTACAACAGCAAAACCTATTTTTAATGGAGAAAGATGTGGATGAATTCCATGATTCTCCCCTATGGCTTGAAGAGGCTATCGTTGCAGCTAAAACTTTTAACTCAGAGCTCTAATTGCAGCACAGCAAATTCACTTTGTTATCACTCCAAATCAGCAGCAAAGAATG
This portion of the Coffea eugenioides isolate CCC68of chromosome 11, Ceug_1.0, whole genome shotgun sequence genome encodes:
- the LOC113752574 gene encoding uncharacterized protein LOC113752574 produces the protein MGNLAAAYDIMVHCNGNKIKIPNVDSTGYMYISLLLDVTKKALSKMPGNVNMFIDTDEEVVDDRAVDAYSEDSDTNFSDFEDNEALVVVPDTESEEENDPIKQVMRHKIWIYNSKDEIDFQKGQLFTNVNAFRVALKDYIIQKGFPILRLKNKKSRVTAVCDVEGCQWRIHTSPVADSVTFQIKSYQPEHICVMDKQCAETTSDWMAKKLVSVIRDHPNMTSKEVEAELLKYAELIRKHNPNSICKIYYDRPNLLVEPAFLRIFVSFRAQKLEFLEGCRPFVGFDGCFLKGSFGGVLLTAVALDANNIIFPLPFAVAECESKDTWRWFFYYFFEFFGPFDHSKPLTFMSDRQKGLNLAYEEMIPEAVKRHCCRHRYSNFKSQFSGILISSFFWKAAQSYDAIGHNDAMVSIKDININA